In Euphorbia lathyris chromosome 2, ddEupLath1.1, whole genome shotgun sequence, the sequence cctaaattaataaaattgtaaaaattatgctaatactatactaaaattataaaattacactaaattaataaaattttaaataatgtaaatttttataaaaaaaaaaccgtgtgcgtaagggaatcacgcccagaccactggtcgggcgtatgaacatcacgcccgaccagtggtgcgggcgtatgagaatcacgcccgacctgtggttcgggcgtatacgtatcacgcccgaccagtggcgcgggcatgtggctatcacgcccgcaccactggtcgagcgtgatgctcatacgcccgaaccgcaggtcgggcgtgattctcatacgcccgactgcgattccggcgaaaACAAACAGCAGCCCACATATTTCAGTTTGATGtaaaaatcaacgaaataaaatGGTAAATCTTACcactttagcttttcctttacggtttctgtcaccatccatgattcggttcactaatttgtccggatttgagcaaaaatcgtatagggttcttgagaggttttgggttttttcaaatttagtgcAAAAGGTATTTCGGTCTATTCACGTGGCTAGAaggtttagtaacccacttatttttaaattatgtggACTCACTtcaactaataataataataataataaagcaatGAGAAATTGATTTCCATTTATATAAAACAAAAGGTGGAAGATATATGGCCTTGAAATAAAATTCTAGCAGCGGTCCATTTaactaataaaaagaaaaaaaagtcaaGGAAGAAGTTGCATTAGGTGGAAGATATATGGCCTTGAAATAAATGTTTGATTTGGCGCTACTGAATTTGAAGTGGTTTTGACATTTCATGATGTGAATGCAAAGAAGTCAGAGTATTTATGGAAAGGTTTGTTAATTTGGTCTATTAGGTGTTTGTGGTTTTGTTTAAGTGAGACATCAATTCAACAATCCTTTGAACCTTTCCTTAACAAGACCGCTTCTTATTAGATTTTCTCTTAAAATGTTCCCAATCGGCTGCTGCACTTATTCTAACTTCTCTCCTGCTATATGTAAACGTCATTTTGGATTCATTTTCTCCCAAAATGGATATTTATTTacaggtctttttcattttcctctTCAAGATCTCTACTGCTCTAGACACGATTGATTCTTCTCAATCTTTAACAGATGGCAACACTCTAATCTCCAAAGATGGAACCTTTGAAGTGGGTTTCTTCAGTCCAGAAGCTTCCACAAAACGTTACCTTGGAATTTGGTATGCAAGCATCCCAGTCAAAACTGTTGTTTGGGTTGCAAACCGGGACAATCCAATCAATGATTCTTCCGGTTTGTTGACCATAAACACTGCAGGCATTCCTGTGATTCTCAGTCACAATAGGACTGTTATTGTGTGGTCAGCACCTAACTTATCAAAACAAGCGCAAGATACTCTCTTGCTGCAGCTTCTAGACACAGGGAATCTTGTCCTAAGAAGCAAAAACGATGTTGTTTCAGGAATATACTTGTGGCAAAGCTTTGACTATCCATGTGATACGCTGCTACCAGGCATGAAACTTGGCTGGGACTTAAAAACTGGAATCAATAGAAACTTATCATCTTGGAAAAGCTCCAACGATCCGTCTGTTGGAGACTTTAGATGGGAAGTAGAATTGCAGAGTAATAATCCTCAGTTAGTAATGTGGAAAGGCACAGAGAAGTTCTACATCAGCGGCCCCTGGACTGGCAGTACATTCAGCGCCATCCAGAGACTAAGGCGTAACCCAATTTTCACCTTCAATTTCGTTTCGAATGAAGAAGAAGTTTATTACATGTACATCCTCAAAAATAGTTCTGTGTTTACAAGGATAGTTATGAATCAGACAACCCAGGACCGTAAGAGGTACACATGGAATGATGTTACTAAAAATTGGAAACTTTATGATGCTGTGCCAAGAGATCGCTGTGATAATTATGGCATGTGTGGTGTTTATGGGAGTTGTAACATTAATGAATTGCCGATTTGTCAATGTTTACAAGGGTTCAGGCCTAAATCATTGGAGCAATGGAACCAACTTGATTGGTCTCTAGGGTGTGTGCGGAATAAGCCATTGAATTGTAGCAAGGGAGATGCATTTGTCAAATATATCAGATTAAAATTGCCTGATCCTACAAATTCTTGGGTCAGTAAAACGATGAATCTGAAAGAATGCGAGGCTAAATGTTTACGAAATTGTTCATGTATGGCGTATTCCAATGCAGATTTTACAGGAAAAAGCAGTGGATGTACCATTTGGTTTAATGATTTGATAGATTTCAGAGAATTTCCAGATGGAGTACAATACCTCTATATTCGAATGAGCTCATCAGAAATAGGTATACATCTATAGTATTTCTTATTATTACTCTTTTGTTTTACTGACATTGATTGTTTAGGGAAAGGAAATACTACAGTCAAGAGAGTTGGAATAATCTTGGCTCCCATAGTCTTCATCTCTGGGATGCTTATGATCTGGTTTTACATTACAAAGACGAAGAGGGCGTGGAGAGGTGAATTTCTTAACTTGATTTACTCTCTATGAAGAATTTATGCTTACAAGTAATTAATGTTTAAACCTTACAGAAGCAGCAGAAAATAATACACAAATTGATCAGGATTATAATTGCTACTCCCAAGAGATGGAAGCTGTTTTTCAATTAGCTACAATAGTTAATGCCACCAATAACTTTTCAATCAACAATAAGATTGGTGAAGGTGGTTTTGGACCTGTGTTCAGGGTAAATATATCTTCATTCTTAGTTTCAAGAACACAGAAAAATCATTTCTTTTGACAAATTTAAACTTGTAGGGAACAGTTATAGATGGACGAGAAATTGCTGTGAAGAAGCAATCAAAGAGTTCTGGACAAGGATTAACTGAATTCAAAAACGAAGTCGCACTAATAGCAAAACTCCAGCACCGAAATCTTGTCAAGCTTCTTGGTTGTTGCATTCAAGGAGAGGAGAAAATGTTGGTGTATGAATACATGCCCAACGGAAGTCTGGACTCTTTCATTTTTGGTAAGTAACACTCCAATTTTCAGTTTTCTAGATTTTGACTCCATTGTGAGTATCTTTAGGACATATTGTAACATGATTAGCAGATGAGAGAAAAAGTCAATTGCTTGATTGGGCTAAACGATACCACATAATATGTGGGATTGCCAGAGGGCTTTTGTATCTGCATCAAGATTCCAGGCTGAGGATTATACATAGAGATCTCAAAGCAAGTAACATATTACTTGATAAACGTATGAGCCctaaaatttcagattttggaaTGGCCAAATCGATTAGAGGTGAACAGACTCAAGGAAGCACAAATAGGGTGGTTGGAACATAGTAAGATTTTATGCCAAACTTTTACAATCTACCTTGTTTTCAACTTAGTTGGACAAATGGTCAATTTCACTCTTCAATAGTCAATTTCAGATTTTCAAAATTCATTTTGAGTCAAATTTGAAGAGCCAAATTGACCATTTATCAAAGTTAATCCATTTGAGTTATGACTGTAATATGCGGTGCAGTGGATATATGGCACCAGAATATGCAACATATGGTAGATTCTCGATCAAATCAGATGTGTTTAGCTTTGGGATTATAGTGCTAGAGATAGTAAGTGGAAAGAGAAGTCGAGGATTTGATCATCCAAACCATAGCCATAACCTGATTGGACATGTAAGTTTTTAAAGAATAATTGATTAGGCTTATGTTGATTATAAGTAGTAATCAAGGGGTTTTTGTATGTTTAATATAGGCATGGGAATTGTGGAAAGAAGAGAGGTCCCTGGAATTAGTAGATTCAATGTTAATGGAGTCCAGCCAAAGCCATTTATCAGAGGTAATGAGATGCATAAATGTGAGTCTGCTGTGTGTGCAGCAGAACGTTGAGGACAGGCCAAGCATGGGATCTGTAATATTGATGTTAGGGAGTGAGATTTCACTGCCTCAACCCAAAGAACCTGGATTTTTTAAGTGCAGTGATGCTTCTCAACCACAATACTCCACCAATCAAATCTCATTCTCTTTATTTGATCCTCGATAGTACATCATGTATCTTCAGATTAGGCTCTTATGTGTAAATGTAATTGTTATTGCTGTTCCAACATCTTCCCTGTAAATAAAAATGCAACATCATATGCTCTCTTTTCCATTTTCTCTTTATTTGCCTTCAAACTAATTCTCTGTTCAATCCTTTATTATGCTTACGCAATCCGATCCATTAAAGTTGATTTCAAACAAGAACCAAAGCAttctaaattatattttaatttgtcatattgaactaaaagtttaaactGATAGTAATGCTCACTGAACTTGAAGCATGCACAACACAGGCCTATGttaccatgtcctgcaattaaatcaacaaatgagAATTGAACCCCAGACCACTTGATCAagtttcatattaatatctgacaataTTAAAGCTTATAATGTGTGTATCCtgatatgattatttttatattatttattgggACAATATATTAATGAATTCAGCTGAAATGAAGAAAATCAAGGGATGAAGGTCAATCATATTTGGGCGTTACAATGATGCAGTTTTTGAAGCAAACCTAGGCTTCTATTAAGAACCTGGAAAATCAAGTGCATATGAGCAAAAAGGAACTTCCCATTGCTAATGAGCAAAAAGTCTAGAAGGATCTGAAGGTTTAAATGACCTCCCGAGATATCTTGGGTAGTAAGCTCCCTTCTTTAGGGTTAAGGTCCACAATCATTTTAAGTCTCAATATTCGAAACTTCTTTATGATATGGGTTCTGTGACCCTTCATTCGAAGGAGAAAGTCTCTTGCATAGAGGTGGAGTTAGACTTTCTTGATCAAGGATCTAGTTTAtagcatttttctttttattatccGTATATATTTTACCTtacatcaataaaaaaaaaattctaatgtTTCTATTTGTGAGAGTATTCCTTGCCTACCTTACATCTCTATACAATATACTAAATGTGTAGTTAGTATTGCTGACGTGTCCTATCTCAGAATTGTCCAGTGCTGAGGTGTCAAATTATGAATATTAAGCTTTTTTTCTTGCTTTATCAATAAGCAGCGAAAGGTTTTATCAATAAGCAGCGATTCACGGACAGCAGCGATTCATCTCCTGAAGCAGCGATTCACGGACAGCGTAGACAAGGTGGAGAAATGGAGATCGGCTTGCAGCCGATCTATCTGGGCAAATCGGCTTTGATAGAAGCAGCCGATCTATCTGGGGAAATTTCCAGCAATAACAGGTACTCCACGCATATATAAAGCGCTACTCGATTGAAATTAATATACTGTTTGTCTGTGCCGACTATTTATGCTGTTTTTTCATCATATTTAGGCATGAATCTGAATTAATTGAGGAAGTTGCAGACTGTGCCGCTATTTATGCTGTTTTATCATCATATTTAGGCATGAATCTGAATTAATTGAGGAAGTTGCAGAGCATATTATGAAGAAATTGTCTAGGCATGATTCTGAATTAATTGAGGAAGTTGCAGAGCATCTATGAAGAAATTGTCTATTTATGCTGTTTGTTCATCATATCTAGGCATGAATCCCAATTAATTGAGGAAGTTGCAGAGCATATTAATTGGAAATTGTATCCTATCATCATATTTAGGCATGAATCTGAATTAATTTAGGAAGTTGCAGACTGTGCCGACTATTTATGCTGTTTTATCATCATATTTAGGCATGAATCTGAATTAATTGAGGAAGTTGCAGAGCATATTATGAAGAAATTGTCTAGGCATGATTCTGAATTAATTGAGGAAGTTGCAGAGCATCTATGAAGAAATTGTCTATTTATGCTGTTTGTTCATCATATCTAGGCATGAATCCCAATTAATTGAGGAAGTTGCAGAGCATATTAATTGGAAATTGTATCCTATCATCATATTTAGGCATGAATCTGAATTAATTTAGGAAGTTGCAGACTGTGCCGACTATATATGCTGTTTTATCATCATATTTAGGCATGAATCTGAATTAATTGAGGAAGTTGTAGAGCATATTATGAAGAAATTGTCTAGGCATGAATCTGAATTAATTGAGGAAGTTGCAGAGCATATATGAAGAAATTGTCTATTTATGTTGTTTGTTCATCATATCTAGGCATGAATCCCAATTAATTGAGGAAGTTACAGAGCATATTAATTGGAAATTGTATCCTATCATCATATTTAGGCATGAATCTGAATTAATTGAGGAAGTTGCAGACTGTGCCGACTATTTATGCTGTTTTATCATCATATTTAGGCATGAATCTGAATTAATTAAGGAAGTTGCAGAGCATATTATGAAGAAATTGTCTAGGCATGAATCTGAATTAATTGAGGAAGTTGCAGTGCATATATGAAGAAATTGTCTATTTATGCCGTTTGTTCATCATATCTAAGCATGAATCCCAATTAATTGAGGAAGTTGCAGAGCATATTAATTGGAAATTGTATCCTATCATCATATTTAGGCATGAATCTGAATTAATTAAGGAAGTTGTAGAGCATATTATGAAGAAACTGTCTAGGCATGAATCTGAATTAATTGAGGAAGTTGCAGAGCATATATGAAGAAATTGTCTATTTATGCTGTGTGTTCATCATATCTAGCCATGAATCCCGATTAATTGAGGAAGTTGCAGAGCATATTAATTGGAAATTGTATCCTATCTCCTTCATTGGTTCTAATCAGTTAGTTGGGATAGATTTCCACATTCAGCTACTTCTCTTTatcattttagtttaattgCTATTACATTCCCAATTTAGAGTCAATTTGCTCCTTAGTAGTTTTGATCTTCATGGGTTTCTAACTTTGCAGTATTGCAGTTCAGATTTTCTTAATCGTGTAATTTTCTTGAAAATTGTCTTTATCATAATGATCATAATGATCTTTATCATTTTATAGTATGATGGTCTGTAAGTGCAATTCACCTCTTGCAAGAGCTGGTTTCAAGATGTTAGCAGCATCAATTGCACCTTCTGCTGCTCCACCTCATTGATAAAAAGAATGATTTCATCACTTTGTTTGATTTCTTCCATAAGGTTCTTTAATCTTTCTTCAAACTCTCCACGATACTTGGTCCCAGCAACTAGATAACCCATATCCAGAGTGATCACCTGCATCACAAAACACacataaatacatatataaagCACTTTCATTTTGCTCTTTACCAAATAGATTAAAGTTGAAAAATGCAATTGAGTCATTTAAATTTCCATTTCATTTTCTGATTAGAACGTTatttctattttaatttttttcagtttgatgaattatttatcaaattgatccaatctatcaacgttaggggtaaaattgctattggttacaaacgttaggggtaaaattgcaccattttagacgttaggggtaaaattgcccctgatccaaaacgttagggatatttttacaccttaacccaaatTGAAACCAACTACCACACTTAACTTCTCAATCTAGAATATCACAATTGATACTTCTCTCACAAATTCATAATTTATAGAATACCCATAATATCTTATGATTAATTTGAATATCCATAAGAAACTGAACTACATCCACATGATTATTATATTATGAGTTGCATAAATATGAGAATATGAGAATATGTCCAGTAAAATATTGTAAATCAAATACAATAATAAGCATGTtaactattttttttcaatttctcaTCTTTGTCTTCAAATTTAAGACCTGCTAATTAATAAGGTTGAGttctaatataatatattaatagattTTAGATAATTAATAAACTTTCCCGTGATCCCTTCAAAtaccttaaaaaattactccACTATGTCGGTAACTCCACACACAGTTTGTAATaaagtccattaattttctattttactcCACTACCTATAAAACTACCCACTATCACTTCAAAagctgtttttttttatcttcctaTATAAAACTACGGTTTGAATAAAACTGTTTTGctttcccaagtttcaaatgctCTTCTCCCTGTACATGATCAACTGCTCTTCGCCACTCAGCATAAATCACCCGCTTCACTAATAACCACTCATCATAAATCAACTGCATCATAAATCAATTGCTCTtttcccaagatcaactgcattGTTTTCCATTATCTATTCGGTTTCACAATTCTCTAACTCTCTATTACTTTATGTTCActgattttaattcttcaagTCACTGAGTTCTGTCTTTAGATAGGGTTGTAAGCCAATCTTTTGTccaatttcacattttttttatgtgttttaTGTTTATGCAGACAAGGTGTGTGATGTTGTTGATCAACATAGAAGGGATTGCAGATTGAAGGTTTATATTTTTTGGTTttattgattttcttttttttttctcttaatcTGTAATCTCAATTTAATGATAAATTTGATTCTCCATTTTGATCTCTTAATTTGTTAATTCATATATACACTGATAATATTTTTTTGGTTTTATTGATTTTTGTAAGTTTACAATGTCTCGAAAATATGATTGCATTTCGGACATCAATGCAACAAAAGAGAAATGAAGAATTAAAGCAAGAATTATACGATTATGGAGTGGTCGTTATAAGAACATGGGTATGGTTTTTCTGGATGAACAGGTAATTAATTCAtcctatttttaaattttttaacaatataaatttttatattcatctttctaaaaattaatgaatcaaattaaaattgataAGTATTGAtagtaatgtttttttttatgaattatagGGTTCAACTATTGAAGCccaagttcgagaaaattgctTCTTCAAGTTTTCAAAGGAATTAGAAGAGGGGAAGACATATGCGTTTGAGTTTTTTCAGGTGGCAGAAAATGCAGGGATATATCGGGCATCAAAACACCGATATCAATTGAAATTTATGTGCAAAACATGTGTTAAGGAGATAAGTTGTCCACTAATTAAGGAgcaaaaaattgaaattgtatcTATAGATACTATTCTTGCAAAATCTGTTGATGTCGATTTTTTGGTTGGTAAGTTTTTTAATATATCACAAATCATCCAATTAATTTCTATTTTGTAACATGATTATATTAAAGTTATTGTGTGACTTGACAGATATAATTGCAGAAGTAATAGACATTGGGCATATGATTAACTTTATAAACAAAAATGGGAAAGATTCTAGAAGACGGATAATCAAACTCAGTGACCAACAGTAAATGGATTTCTATTTAACGATGATATATATTTGTACATCCTGCAAaacttattaaaacaaaatcacacgaggaatattaaaattagatatactttaaatttattataatccactaaaatttattgactagCAATAAATGAGTTTCTATCTAATGAGAATAAGTatttgtacatttttttaatttttatctttatGAATTAATGTCATATCATTTATAGATTATATTTTGACTTTTAATTTGTAGTAAAAATACGATTTCCTGCACGTTGTTTGATGACTATGCAAATGAAATCATGGACATAGCATCTGATGCTACTCTGAATAATGCTCCAATAGTAATCATTCTTCGATATGCAAAGATTGGAGAGTTTAAtggtaattttataattatattacctatattgacaattaaataatgttttcacaaatatgaattattatttttataaattattttttaggtTTTGCACAACTATCAAATGCATTTTCGGTTTCCAAAATTTTACATGGCGATGATTATGCTGAGATTGTTGAATTCAAAGAAAGGTAAAtcaatttatataatttaatgatattttttaataatttgttttacatatttagacATATCATTCTATCTAAATAATGCAACAGTTTGGACTCGGTTGATCGTGAATCAACCCATGTAAGTTTGGGTTCTCTTAGCAATCAAACTAAACATACTTGGTTCCATAAAAGGTTTCATTATCAAAACATTATacatctaattttttttctttcctgaaTTTTAacctaaataaattaatttaaaagcCATTTTAATCATTTAGGTGGGCTATTGCGTTGTGGTAGCAACTGTTGTttaaattgaaccaaaatacAATTGGTATTACATTTCATGTAGCAAATGTAAAAGAAAAGTCCATCTAGAGGATAACAAATACATTTGCTTGAAATGTAAGGAATCCAACATCATTGCTGTTTTGAGGTACTTTCATTccataattattaaaaaatatttattgttataaATCTatactattatttttattttataattttttaataaaagattaattaattagattgtCTATATAATATATCCATTAcattatgtatatattataatcttttaaaaaaatgttcCGTCTGATTTTGTAAATATCAACTTTTAGATATAAGCTCCAAGTTCGTGTGGTTGATGGAACATCAAGTGCTTCATTTGTGTTGTTTGATCGTGAAGCTTTCAAAATAATTGGAAAAACTGCTTCTGATCTCAAAGGAAGCCAAGATGAGGTTTGTCAATCATATGttataatcattttaaaattttataaattgatAGTTGCatattttttcattatttataaaataaaatgtacAGGAAAATTCCACCGATGAATATCCAGAAGCATTAAACGCGttgttagaaaaaaaaatttgcattCAAAATTCGGATTAATGACTACAATTTAGAGCATGAAAGCTCAACTTTGACGGTAGTTAATATT encodes:
- the LOC136218960 gene encoding G-type lectin S-receptor-like serine/threonine-protein kinase At4g27290 isoform X2; amino-acid sequence: MDIYLQVFFIFLFKISTALDTIDSSQSLTDGNTLISKDGTFEVGFFSPEASTKRYLGIWYASIPVKTVVWVANRDNPINDSSGLLTINTAGIPVILSHNRTVIVWSAPNLSKQAQDTLLLQLLDTGNLVLRSKNDVVSGIYLWQSFDYPCDTLLPGMKLGWDLKTGINRNLSSWKSSNDPSVGDFRWEVELQSNNPQLVMWKGTEKFYISGPWTGSTFSAIQRLRRNPIFTFNFVSNEEEVYYMYILKNSSVFTRIVMNQTTQDRKRYTWNDVTKNWKLYDAVPRDRCDNYGMCGVYGSCNINELPICQCLQGFRPKSLEQWNQLDWSLGCVRNKPLNCSKGDAFVKYIRLKLPDPTNSWVSKTMNLKECEAKCLRNCSCMAYSNADFTGKSSGCTIWFNDLIDFREFPDGVQYLYIRMSSSEIGKGNTTVKRVGIILAPIVFISGMLMIWFYITKTKRAWREAAENNTQIDQDYNCYSQEMEAVFQLATIVNATNNFSINNKIGEGGFGPVFRGTVIDGREIAVKKQSKSSGQGLTEFKNEVALIAKLQHRNLVKLLGCCIQGEEKMLVYEYMPNGSLDSFIFDERKSQLLDWAKRYHIICGIARGLLYLHQDSRLRIIHRDLKASNILLDKRMSPKISDFGMAKSIRGEQTQGSTNRVVGTYGYMAPEYATYGRFSIKSDVFSFGIIVLEIVSGKRSRGFDHPNHSHNLIGHAWELWKEERSLELVDSMLMESSQSHLSEVMRCINVSLLCVQQNVEDRPSMGSVILMLGSEISLPQPKEPGFFKCSDASQPQYSTNQISFSLFDPR
- the LOC136218960 gene encoding G-type lectin S-receptor-like serine/threonine-protein kinase SD1-1 isoform X3 — encoded protein: MSSSEIGKGNTTVKRVGIILAPIVFISGMLMIWFYITKTKRAWREAAENNTQIDQDYNCYSQEMEAVFQLATIVNATNNFSINNKIGEGGFGPVFRGTVIDGREIAVKKQSKSSGQGLTEFKNEVALIAKLQHRNLVKLLGCCIQGEEKMLVYEYMPNGSLDSFIFADERKSQLLDWAKRYHIICGIARGLLYLHQDSRLRIIHRDLKASNILLDKRMSPKISDFGMAKSIRGEQTQGSTNRVVGTYGYMAPEYATYGRFSIKSDVFSFGIIVLEIVSGKRSRGFDHPNHSHNLIGHAWELWKEERSLELVDSMLMESSQSHLSEVMRCINVSLLCVQQNVEDRPSMGSVILMLGSEISLPQPKEPGFFKCSDASQPQYSTNQISFSLFDPR
- the LOC136218960 gene encoding G-type lectin S-receptor-like serine/threonine-protein kinase At4g27290 isoform X1, translated to MDIYLQVFFIFLFKISTALDTIDSSQSLTDGNTLISKDGTFEVGFFSPEASTKRYLGIWYASIPVKTVVWVANRDNPINDSSGLLTINTAGIPVILSHNRTVIVWSAPNLSKQAQDTLLLQLLDTGNLVLRSKNDVVSGIYLWQSFDYPCDTLLPGMKLGWDLKTGINRNLSSWKSSNDPSVGDFRWEVELQSNNPQLVMWKGTEKFYISGPWTGSTFSAIQRLRRNPIFTFNFVSNEEEVYYMYILKNSSVFTRIVMNQTTQDRKRYTWNDVTKNWKLYDAVPRDRCDNYGMCGVYGSCNINELPICQCLQGFRPKSLEQWNQLDWSLGCVRNKPLNCSKGDAFVKYIRLKLPDPTNSWVSKTMNLKECEAKCLRNCSCMAYSNADFTGKSSGCTIWFNDLIDFREFPDGVQYLYIRMSSSEIGKGNTTVKRVGIILAPIVFISGMLMIWFYITKTKRAWREAAENNTQIDQDYNCYSQEMEAVFQLATIVNATNNFSINNKIGEGGFGPVFRGTVIDGREIAVKKQSKSSGQGLTEFKNEVALIAKLQHRNLVKLLGCCIQGEEKMLVYEYMPNGSLDSFIFADERKSQLLDWAKRYHIICGIARGLLYLHQDSRLRIIHRDLKASNILLDKRMSPKISDFGMAKSIRGEQTQGSTNRVVGTYGYMAPEYATYGRFSIKSDVFSFGIIVLEIVSGKRSRGFDHPNHSHNLIGHAWELWKEERSLELVDSMLMESSQSHLSEVMRCINVSLLCVQQNVEDRPSMGSVILMLGSEISLPQPKEPGFFKCSDASQPQYSTNQISFSLFDPR